DNA from Osmerus mordax isolate fOsmMor3 chromosome 2, fOsmMor3.pri, whole genome shotgun sequence:
ctctcctctcctctcccctgctgaaTGTCGCTCCTATTTTGGTATTGGGTTGATAATATCTGCAGTCCTGGGATCCATCAGAGAGggtgtaagagaaagagagaaagaaagaaaatgggggagggcaagagagaggtagggagagtgatagagaaaAGAACTAAGAACAGAAAGTGCTGGTTAAGGTGATATAGTAGACACATGTAGAAATGTATAAGAGAGGTTTCTCGTTGGTCAACATGGCCTTCTAAAGCTTTCTCAGAACGGGTGCCATAACCCTTTGTACTGGGATAAAGAGTCCTGGAGAAAACTCTCAACGGAGCCTGCCCAGGGTtagccctaccccccccccctctctctctctctctctctctctctctctctctctctctctctatcctctctctctctatcctctctctctcacactcacactctctctctctctctctctctctctctctctctctctctctctctctctctctctctctcacacacacaccctctttctatctctccctctttctctctctccctctctctcttacacactctctcactttcactctccaccccccccccccctctctctccctttctctctccctccctctctgtctctctctctatctctatgggTCTGGCACAGGGATTATAACCCGAGTCTCTCAAATCTACAGTGTGTgggaacataaataaatattaacAAATGATACAGCATCAAAGATGATGTCTTACTTGATCCCTCCGTGTGTGGTTTACATAGTAGCAAAGTGAGTAATGTTGGGTATTAGCAATAGATACACACATCTCTATGCTATAAAAGCCTGTTGTGTACTCAGAAATAAAAGTGTGCAACCAACACATAGAAGTGCAAACTTGAGCTGAAAAGTGGCACTTCTAGGACCTCAGGGCAAAGCTGTTGTTGCTCGGAGACCATGGTCCTGTTTGCACCTTCTTGCTCTGTTGACAAGGTGCCAACGTTCAGTTTACCTGGTTTACCTTCTACCTGTTATCAAGCAGGTATGTCTGATACATCAGCCAAAACATCTTTGTTATTTTAAATAGTTTATATAGATAGTTTAGTAATGTTGGTTAGCTACTAGTTAGTTACCTTACTGTAATAAATAGATTACTAGCTAGCCAAGTGGACCAAATCTAAGTCCATAGCAGTAATGGGTTAGAAAGTGTGGGCATGCCTTCGTATTTGTGTAGATAAACTTAGTGTAAAAACATCCCCATGATAGGTGTATCTGTAGAATACTTGATAGGTTGACTCTGACCAATAGGAGGATTGGTCTCATTCCATACGATGACCAGTAGGAACTCAATACAGAAATGTGTTGTTATTTCCAACATTTTGGACAGTTTTATAGCTATCTCAATGATACATGTACAAGATAAACACCAATTAACgccaataaaataatgaacagAATTCTGTTCATGAAGATGGTATTTTACGTGCTAACCTTACATTGCCCTCCACAGATTTTCATTGGCCTGGCCTTTGacacaaatgttttgttttctaaTGTCCTGCCTTGTTTGACTTGGCAACATTTTCAAGACTGAGCTACAGGACTGCTACAGGGGATGTCAAGGTGGATTTGGTTATCTGAAGCTACCTGCtacagtcctgtgtgtgtgtgtgtgtttgagtgttttgcTTTGAGGAGTTTGTTGAGTCAGTACTAGTCCAATTCTTTCCTAGGCAATACTTCTTCCCACAATATCAACAGTGTTTCTTTGCCAGTTTATCTGGGGTTTCTAGCCAACAATAACAAAACCCACCTTTTATGACTTGCCAGTCTATAAATCTCAGTCTGGAAGGTTTGCCATTGTCAATTTTGTACCGACACACAATGTTATTGTTCTGAACATTGCCTATTGACAAATTAGATTAAATAATTCACTTGACAAAGAGGTGAAAAAATGTGTGATTCTATATGCAGgtcccacccaaacacacacacaccaccccatccTGCTAGCTTTTATCTGTTTCATGACAAATTACACCTTTGACCTGACTGTCTCACtgctatatctctctctcgttctctctcagtctctctccctttctgtctttttttccgtctctttatctccctctctatctgtcctctagggggttaggttagggtttaggATCAGATCAGATCTCTCTCCTGCACATGAGAAGTATCTAGATGTTTCTTAAACAGGACAGAACCAGATCCAGAGCGGACAGGTTTTAATGAATAAAATCAATGTTTAAAAAGGCTGTGACTTGATGACGaacaaggcaacagaattgTGACCTTTTCAGCCATACGTCAGCTAACTCAGCTAACGCACATTAGCAAACTCGGCTAACCCAGTTAACCTAGCTAACCTAATTAAGCTAACTAACCTACAGCCGCTAGCCTAGCATTCCCAGCTAACATAGCTGCCCTACCAGGACCAGCTGATTAGTGAGAGGAATGTCGGGgtggtcagaatcagaatcaaggTGTGAGAGGGTttctgctctccctccatctccctcagaCCTCCATGAGGCCATTTGGAAACCACACCATTCAGATAATATTCTCCACATTCAGTCTGGTGGAATTCTGGGAAACGGTTTGGAATGTAACATGTTTGTTTGACTGAGGTGATTTTTACAGCCTGTTCTTGGGCCGGGTCAAGGCATGAGTTGGATGTTTTTTGGACTTGCTGTCTTCCCccttcattccctccctcccctctcctccctcccctctcctccccatctcctctcctccccacttacaccctctcctctcaccatcacttaccctctctcttccctcgctCACACCTTCGCTTCCACACGTttactctcttctctcctcccccttcctacctctcctctgcttcaccaccctcccctctcctctccccttttcctgttctcccctcctgccctcttctcAATTGCCTCTTGTCCCTGCAGCCAAATCGTTGCAGTGTGCCATGTTCACCACAAGCGTTTGCAAATGTGAAGAACTGTCCGGAGAAGGCAGGTTAGCTGCCTGTATGAACCCGTCATCTTCAAATACGTCCAGGCGTGCTTCTAGAACCATCTAGAATGTTGTAGTGTTCTAGAGCTCCCTGTTCTCCGAGGCCGACCTGACAGGAAGTCAGCAGTAGAGGGATCCTGGGTCCAGTGGGGCTCATCCCTCTCAAGTAGAACGTTACCAGCGAGAAAAACAGACGCCACGAAAGCACAGACCAATCAGGAAACAGATACAACTTGGTTGTGGCTTTTCCACTGaaatgtttatatttattttattgaatGACGTCAAACGCTTTATGAGAGCCTTACACATCGTCGTAATTCAGAATGTTGTGATTGTGAAGTCAACGGGCTGAACTCTCTCAGCATGGCAACACTTCACTTTCGCACACAGGAAGCACATTCCTATTGGATGGATTCTGTCATGTTTACTCTGTTTGAGCAGATAACACTGCAGATAACACTGCAGTCACCTGTGTGTCTAATCCTCCTACAGGCAACACTGCTTCAACTGGGTAGATCAGGTAtgctgctgctgggagttgaggAGTTTCAACTGATAAAAGAAAAATAACAGagagtgtgtggctgtgtgtgtgtctgtctgtgtgtgtgtgtgtctgtgtgtgtgtgtgtgtgtgtctttctgtgtgtgtgtgtgtgtgtgtgtctgtctgtctgtgtgtgtctgtgtgtgtgtgtgtctttctgtgtgtgtgtgtgtgtgtgtctgtctgtgtgtgtgtgtgtgtgtgtgtgtgtgtgtccaggcgcgTGTGAGGGGACCCTGGCTTGCTCCACCTGTCACCTGATTCTGGACCAGCAGGTGTATGACCAGCTAGGGAACGTGGCTGACGAGGAGATGGACATGCTGGATCTGGCCTATGGACTCACAGACACgtgaggctcacacacacactcacacactcacaatcacacagacactcacacacacacactcacgcactcacacagacactcacacactaacacatactaacacactcacacactaacacacatacactaacccgctctcatacacacacactcacacacacactcacgcactcatGCAGAtactcacagactcacacactcacacactaacacacatacacacactcacacgcatacactctaacacactaacacactcacacacatacacacacgctctcatacacacactcacacacacacactaacacacatacacacacacaatgtggaaaaaaggttttgttCGTCTTCGCTGGAACAGCGTATTTAGAAATCAGCTGATTAGAGAGAGTTAACGGACACCCCAACAAGAAAAACGACCAGTTACAGAGAAACGGTGATATAGCAGGGTCACTCCCTCTGCGgcatggaggtcagaggtcggtaTGTGTAGGGAAATAGGGAAAAACAAAGATAACTCACAGCAAACAGATGTTTGTTATCCAGTCAGGCGGATATTACATCATAGACCTGTGTATGTCCTCACTGTACACAATATAGGTTACAGTAGGAATGCATTTGAATAAATATTACTGTAAAACAGATTACATGAACAGATAATAAGGCAATAGCTGATCTACTGAAGATGATTAACATAAGCACATTAGAAATCCCGGATttcctgcacatacacacacacacgtacacattcacacattaacacacataaatacacatttcaacaaacacacacattcacacacaccaaccccctcTACAGACACAGTAAGGTGAGCATGTGGAGGATCCAGGTTCTAACTGCCATGTGAGTGACAGGTCACCTGACCTCTGCAAGGGTCAGAGCCAATAGTAATTAAAAGGTAAGAGTTGCCATGTGAGATTAGAGAGCTTTACTGGAAACCCTGCCAATCACAACAGACCTAATGGTACAGCAATGGTCCTCTGCCATTGGTTGAGCTCAAATGTAGCCTGTATTCGGTCCGTTGTGAAGTTAGTTAGAGTTCCTGATAGCGCCTGaggggatgaagatgatgatgcgTGTCATTAGAAACGTGACTGTGGTCTCAGCTGGAGTGACTGAATGCATGAATGAGCTTCATCCCCTGGAAGGATCTACTCAAAGGTCCAGCTTAGTTACTGAAGGAATTCCCCCAAGACACGGACGTGCCTCTGACTGTACATGTGAgagagcgtttgtgtgtgtccggatgtgtgtgtgatagagagagtgtatgtgagagagagaatgagtgtgtgtgtgcaggatcgAAGGGGTTGTGTTACCAGGTCAAGGCCAGAGTGCTCCGTAAAGTGTAAAGTGACATGGAGTGTATTGCTTTGCTCTGGTGAGTGAATATGCTTACTCTGCTATgctgccccctcctcttcccctccgcaGGTCTCgtctgggttgccaggtttgtctgACGGAGGAGTTGGAAGGCATCACTCTGCGCATCCCCGAGGGGGTTAACGACATGAGAAGGGCGGACGACACAGACTCCACTAAATCCCCTtagaccaccacacacacacacacgcatacacgcacacacgcacagacacccacacacacgcacacacacacacacacacacacacccacacacacctttaactAGAACCACACTGATGATTTCTTGATCCTTCCTTCTCCTTGCAAATCAAAGTCGCCATGGAAGGGACTGTACATCTATCTGTGTATAGTTAAAACACTGCAATAAAGTAGTCTTGTCCAAATATCAAACATTTTGATTGTTGAAATGCAGCTTTCCCATTTGggccacacacaaatacacctcTCTCTGATTACAACACGCCGTGAGTGATTGAGCAGCTCAACTGTGAACACTGACATGGGTAACTGTCACAGAGAGAACATCCTGACTCATTTTAGACCTCGGCTCTGTAACTCTGTTACAAGCTGAAACGTGATGTTCCACATGGACACACTCCATCATTTGGCAAACTTTGTGGACCTCCAGAAATTTCACCTCCTCTGCCTAATTGAGACATAACTCAACATAACTCCCTGTGGTAATGCACGGAATGCTCAGAGCTGTTAttaaccggggggggggggtcagggaaagggagagaggggtgagagggggaagggattgTTCTGTCACTCACATGGCAGCGATTACATCTTGTTTGACAGAGGAGCCGCTGTCGCACATCACACACGcctcattctgtgtgtgtgtttgtgtgtgtggaggaggggggggggggtggactaaGACAGAGTAGATAGAGTaggtggggaaggagggagggaaaagggagggaaaaagagtcTGGTAGAGAAGATGATGAGAGCAAGGAGAGGAGTTTGGTTGAAGGGAAGGGTTAGACTCAGGAGTAGCCGAAATAATGATGTGTTCTGGCTCATGTCTCTGATGAACAGAATGTGAGCAATGTGTGGAAGGGTGTATTTGCATGTATGCGTGTGCAGAATGAAGCTTAGTAAATAGCGCGTACTGTACTATGCTTGCATCATTCAAAAAACAAGAGGAACTGGTTCAGACGGGAGACTGTGTTGAACTGCACAGTCCATATTACCACTGTCATAGGACGACATAATTATCCTCTCCAATGTTAACGGCGCTGTCAGACCAGGAAATCTCATTCATACTTTTtgttccctccaccaccccagcctccaccccagcctccaccccagcctccaccccagccaccaccccagcctccaccccagccaccaccccagccaccaccccagcctccaccccagccaccaccccagccaccaccccagcctccatcccagcctccaccccagccaccaccccagcctccaccccagcctccatgccagccaccaccccagcctccatcccagcctccaccccagcctccaccccagccaccaccccagccaccaccccagcctccaccccagccaccaccccagcctccaccccagcctccatcccagccaccaccccagcctccacccctgccaccaccccagcctccaccccagcctccaccccagcctccacccctggTTCTGTCTTTGTTGATGTGTCAGGGGAATTTACGTCTGTCTGAGCTCTGAGGGGTGTCTCAAAAAAGAACCACACCGCCAAGATGATGTGTCTGTACCTTCAATAATGTTGTGTTAAACATGACCTAAGTCTCCTGACTGGACCAACAGTTTTACTCATTAAAGTAAAGTCAAGCTTCTTACTTTACCTAACCGTACCAACACATTCACTTAATCTAACCACATAATATTCACCTAGCCTACACACAACTGCACATAATTCAGCTACAGGTCCCATACATCTCAAAAGTTCAAAGTTGCCATTCCAGTCTTGCTCAGTACATTTTAATTATAAGACAAGCCTGTATAATTACTCTGCAGTTGAGTTATTGTGTAAGTATAGAGGCCAGATGTACACTGAATGTTTATGTATGAGTATGCACCGTAAACACTCAT
Protein-coding regions in this window:
- the fdx1 gene encoding adrenodoxin, yielding MNVSPRVSSKSPNFQSIFLGNQVLLSTSVHPMRSAKKVTVQFVTPAGFKMSGSGNAGDTLLDVVVNQKLDFDGFGACEGTLACSTCHLILDQQVYDQLGNVADEEMDMLDLAYGLTDTSRLGCQVCLTEELEGITLRIPEGVNDMRRADDTDSTKSP